One Candidatus Paceibacterota bacterium genomic window carries:
- a CDS encoding DNA polymerase encodes MLKQKTDNSKTLVLLDAHAIIHRAYHALPEFLSSKGEPTGALYGLSTMLMKIITELKPDYIVACYDLPQKTFRHEAHDGYKAGRAKTEDALIMQLKNSRQIFDAFDIPIYDAPGFEADDVLGTIVEKYKKDKNLKIIIASGDMDTMQLVDDKKVQVYTLKKGINDTILYDEDAVVNRFHFKPKFLPDFKGLRGDPSDNIIGIKGVGEKTAEILISKFGTIEEIYKKIKQDEEVFKKAGISPRMIELLKNNEEEALFSKILATIRTDTPIDFVLPEKTFWEKVDFKRIEQIFSTFEFRSLVTRLKNFFENNGNKNKQEPPEDYARRHSHSVLEGQDPSGRSEDSSEHNPLGAEPIDSQKLQEASIALWLVNSDIPNPSLEDILFFTHTNSFEKAYEHIFKKLKENNLEKVYEEIEKPIIPIVKKMEDYGILIDKKYFEKLSAEYHKELDILTKKIYAQAGVEFNINSPKQLGEILFGKMGIKSPGKNGAKKSANGGFSTKVSILEELEEENPIIKEILFYRELQKLLSTYIDVIPKMVDANGRLHTKFLQNGTTTGRFSSQNPNLQNLPIKTELGRRIRGGFIAPKGCKLVAFDYSQIELRMAAMLSGDEKMTQVFRDKKDIHAGVASFVFGVPIEKVDSEMRRKAKVINFGIIYGMGVSALRKNLVRPKSDSDTRSEVVTREEAQRFYDNYFNQFSGVRDYLEKVKKFVRENAYTETLFGRRRNFPNINSRIPFLKNMAERTATNAPLQGTAADIIKLAIRYAEEDLKKAGLSESTHLILQIHDELVYEVEESVLSKAEKIIMGAMEGVLQRSYIHYKTDIPLEAHFGFGDNLREVK; translated from the coding sequence ATGCTAAAACAGAAAACAGATAATAGTAAAACATTAGTATTACTAGATGCTCATGCGATAATCCACCGCGCTTATCATGCCTTGCCGGAATTTTTGTCTTCCAAAGGCGAGCCGACGGGGGCGCTTTATGGGCTTTCCACTATGCTGATGAAAATAATTACTGAGTTAAAGCCGGATTATATTGTGGCCTGTTATGACTTGCCCCAAAAAACTTTTAGGCACGAAGCGCATGATGGATATAAGGCAGGCCGAGCGAAAACCGAAGATGCCTTGATAATGCAATTAAAAAATTCTCGCCAGATTTTTGACGCTTTTGATATACCTATTTATGATGCGCCTGGTTTCGAAGCGGATGATGTTTTGGGGACTATCGTGGAGAAATATAAAAAAGATAAAAATTTGAAAATCATTATTGCATCAGGAGATATGGATACTATGCAATTGGTGGATGATAAAAAAGTGCAAGTTTACACTTTGAAAAAAGGCATCAATGATACTATTTTGTACGATGAAGATGCGGTTGTAAATCGATTTCATTTTAAACCAAAATTCCTTCCTGATTTTAAAGGATTGCGCGGCGACCCTTCAGATAATATCATCGGCATTAAAGGCGTCGGCGAAAAAACTGCTGAAATCTTAATCTCAAAATTTGGAACCATTGAAGAAATTTATAAAAAAATTAAACAAGACGAAGAAGTTTTTAAAAAAGCAGGCATCAGTCCTAGGATGATTGAGTTGCTCAAAAATAACGAGGAAGAGGCTTTATTTTCAAAAATTCTAGCGACGATCAGAACTGACACGCCGATAGATTTTGTTTTGCCTGAAAAGACTTTTTGGGAAAAGGTGGATTTTAAAAGAATTGAACAAATTTTTTCAACTTTTGAATTTAGAAGCTTAGTAACGCGTTTAAAAAACTTTTTTGAGAATAATGGGAATAAGAATAAACAAGAGCCCCCAGAGGATTATGCTCGCCGTCATTCGCACTCCGTCTTGGAAGGGCAAGATCCATCTGGTCGCAGCGAAGATTCCTCTGAGCATAATCCTCTGGGGGCTGAACCCATAGATTCGCAAAAACTTCAAGAAGCCAGTATCGCCCTTTGGCTTGTCAATTCTGATATACCGAATCCCAGCTTGGAAGATATCTTATTTTTTACCCATACGAACTCTTTTGAAAAAGCTTATGAACATATTTTCAAAAAACTGAAAGAAAATAATTTGGAGAAAGTGTATGAAGAAATAGAAAAACCCATTATCCCGATAGTGAAAAAAATGGAGGATTATGGGATTTTGATAGATAAAAAATATTTTGAAAAATTGTCTGCTGAATACCATAAAGAATTGGATATTTTAACTAAAAAAATATATGCGCAAGCTGGTGTTGAATTTAATATAAATTCACCCAAACAATTGGGAGAAATACTTTTTGGTAAAATGGGCATAAAATCACCAGGTAAAAATGGAGCAAAAAAAAGTGCAAACGGCGGATTTTCTACTAAGGTTTCAATTTTAGAAGAACTGGAAGAAGAAAATCCGATTATAAAAGAAATATTATTTTATCGAGAATTGCAGAAATTGCTTTCTACATATATTGATGTCATTCCTAAAATGGTGGATGCTAACGGCCGTTTACACACAAAGTTTTTGCAAAATGGTACCACGACGGGAAGATTTTCTTCTCAGAATCCTAATTTGCAAAATTTACCTATCAAAACAGAACTTGGTAGAAGGATCCGAGGCGGTTTTATTGCGCCCAAAGGTTGCAAACTAGTTGCTTTTGACTATAGTCAGATCGAATTACGCATGGCTGCAATGCTTTCTGGAGATGAAAAAATGACCCAAGTTTTCCGAGATAAAAAAGATATTCATGCGGGAGTTGCTTCTTTTGTTTTTGGTGTGCCAATAGAAAAAGTAGATAGTGAAATGCGCCGAAAAGCAAAAGTGATAAATTTCGGAATTATTTATGGTATGGGGGTTTCTGCTCTGCGAAAGAATCTCGTCCGACCAAAATCGGACTCCGACACAAGGTCGGAGGTGGTAACTCGCGAGGAGGCGCAAAGATTTTATGACAATTACTTCAATCAATTTTCTGGCGTGCGGGATTATTTAGAAAAAGTAAAAAAGTTTGTGCGAGAAAACGCTTATACCGAAACTTTATTCGGCAGACGCAGGAATTTTCCAAACATAAACTCCAGAATTCCATTTTTGAAAAATATGGCGGAGCGTACCGCGACCAATGCTCCGCTCCAGGGAACAGCCGCCGATATTATCAAATTAGCCATACGATATGCGGAAGAAGATTTGAAAAAAGCCGGCTTGTCAGAAAGCACTCATCTGATACTTCAAATTCATGATGAACTCGTTTACGAAGTGGAAGAAAGTGTACTCTCAAAAGCTGAAAAAATAATAATGGGTGCGATGGAAGGGGTGCTTCAAAGATCATATATACATTATAAAACGGATATTCCGCTCGAAGCGCACTTTGGTTTTGGGGACAATCTCAGGGAAGTCAAATAG
- the dapB gene encoding 4-hydroxy-tetrahydrodipicolinate reductase produces MKNKIKIALVGFGKMGKEINALCEESDVFEVVSISFKNIDDALDVEGIAKADIAIDFTSKDVVIKNIEQVAKLGKNLVIGTTGWYGDIETVKKIVDKYQIGLIYGANFSIGANIFFKMVASASSLFAKFPEYDVYGFEIHHKMKADSPSGTALKIAGKILENFPAKKSIQVEKLDREIDPSELHFASVRGGRNPGFHEVVFDSNADGITLSHQAYGRVGFAKGALLAAEFIKSKKGFYSFEDIL; encoded by the coding sequence ATGAAAAACAAAATTAAAATTGCTTTAGTCGGTTTTGGGAAAATGGGAAAAGAAATTAATGCTCTGTGTGAAGAGTCTGATGTTTTCGAAGTAGTTTCAATCAGTTTTAAAAATATAGATGATGCTTTGGATGTGGAGGGTATAGCTAAAGCAGATATCGCAATTGATTTTACATCAAAAGATGTAGTGATAAAAAACATAGAACAAGTCGCGAAGCTTGGAAAGAATTTAGTGATAGGCACTACTGGATGGTATGGTGACATCGAAACAGTTAAAAAAATAGTTGATAAATATCAAATAGGTTTGATATACGGAGCAAATTTTTCAATCGGAGCTAATATTTTTTTTAAAATGGTAGCTTCCGCTTCTTCTCTTTTTGCCAAATTTCCTGAATATGATGTATATGGATTTGAAATTCATCATAAAATGAAAGCAGATAGCCCTTCTGGCACTGCTTTGAAAATCGCTGGTAAAATTTTAGAAAATTTCCCAGCAAAAAAATCAATTCAAGTGGAAAAATTAGACAGAGAAATTGACCCGAGCGAGCTTCATTTTGCTTCAGTCCGCGGGGGCAGAAATCCCGGTTTCCATGAAGTTGTGTTTGATAGTAATGCTGACGGTATAACTCTTTCTCATCAAGCTTATGGAAGAGTTGGTTTTGCCAAAGGAGCATTGCTGGCAGCGGAGTTTATAAAGAGTAAAAAAGGATTTTATTCTTTTGAAGATATATTATAA
- a CDS encoding isoprenylcysteine carboxylmethyltransferase family protein, translating into MEIENNNKNTQIQKEGVHKLLAHSHAMQFVLFIFGFCLDLIFGVKFFTGPAFLWTGLLFLVLGTILIFWAQYTSHHLNRENITKESFSKGPYRYIKNPTNWGIFFMIVGFGVITNSFFVILFGIISSLIAKFVFLNKEEKILTAKYGDPYLEYRKSVRF; encoded by the coding sequence ATGGAAATAGAAAATAATAACAAAAACACGCAAATACAAAAGGAGGGCGTACACAAGCTTTTGGCGCATTCGCACGCGATGCAGTTTGTTTTGTTTATATTCGGTTTTTGCCTTGATTTGATATTCGGGGTTAAATTTTTTACCGGTCCTGCTTTTTTGTGGACAGGATTGCTATTTTTAGTTCTTGGCACCATTTTGATATTTTGGGCGCAATATACTTCGCATCATTTAAATAGAGAAAACATCACTAAAGAATCTTTTAGTAAAGGGCCGTATCGTTATATTAAAAATCCTACCAATTGGGGAATATTTTTTATGATAGTGGGTTTTGGGGTCATCACTAATTCTTTTTTTGTTATTTTGTTTGGGATAATTTCTTCTCTGATTGCAAAGTTTGTTTTTCTAAATAAAGAGGAGAAAATTTTGACGGCAAAATACGGTGATCCATATTTGGAATATAGAAAATCCGTCAGGTTTTGA
- the dapA gene encoding 4-hydroxy-tetrahydrodipicolinate synthase has protein sequence MKNVKFFGSIPAIVTPFKKNGELDLPALEKMVAYQLAGGVDAIVVCGTTGEASTLNEEEYSIVVKTVVQKVSLGHSRTGEAKKVPVIAGAGSNDTKKAIKLSILAKKAGADALLHVTPYYNKPTPNGLVLHFKEIAKAVNLPIIIYNVPGRTGSNVSPATIVRIAREVPEVKAVKEASGSFGQMMEIINEIEKNGPKDFVVLSGDDSLALPCIALGGKGCISVVCNEVPKLFSKMIHLAIKDNLKEARKLHYLLLKLMNINFVESNPIPVKTALALMGKIEESFRLPLTLIEDKNRVLIEKTLKESKLI, from the coding sequence ATGAAAAACGTAAAATTTTTTGGTTCTATCCCCGCAATAGTTACGCCATTTAAAAAAAATGGAGAATTGGACTTACCTGCTTTAGAAAAAATGGTTGCTTATCAATTAGCTGGCGGAGTGGATGCGATAGTAGTGTGCGGCACAACAGGAGAGGCTTCAACTTTAAATGAGGAGGAGTATAGTATTGTTGTAAAAACAGTTGTTCAAAAGGTTTCCCTTGGCCATAGCCGTACGGGCGAGGCTAAAAAAGTTCCAGTTATCGCAGGGGCAGGCTCGAATGATACTAAAAAAGCAATCAAGCTTTCTATCTTAGCGAAAAAAGCAGGGGCTGATGCCTTGCTTCACGTAACTCCTTATTACAATAAACCAACTCCGAATGGCCTTGTGCTTCATTTTAAAGAAATTGCCAAAGCTGTAAACCTACCCATTATTATTTATAATGTTCCGGGAAGAACTGGATCAAATGTTTCTCCCGCAACCATTGTAAGAATTGCGAGAGAGGTACCAGAAGTGAAAGCAGTCAAAGAAGCTTCAGGTTCCTTCGGCCAAATGATGGAAATTATTAATGAAATAGAAAAAAATGGCCCAAAAGATTTTGTAGTGTTGTCTGGAGATGACTCTTTGGCTTTGCCGTGCATTGCTCTCGGCGGGAAAGGTTGTATTTCTGTTGTTTGCAATGAAGTTCCTAAATTATTTTCTAAAATGATTCATTTGGCTATCAAAGATAATTTAAAAGAGGCAAGGAAATTGCATTATCTTTTGTTAAAATTAATGAATATTAATTTTGTCGAATCTAATCCAATTCCAGTGAAAACAGCTTTGGCTCTGATGGGAAAGATTGAAGAAAGTTTTAGGCTACCGCTTACTCTTATTGAGGACAAGAACAGGGTTTTGATAGAGAAAACTTTAAAAGAATCAAAATTAATTTAA
- the dapF gene encoding diaminopimelate epimerase: MIEFYKYHGAGNDFIMIDNINKNISMPKEQIAFLCDRHMGIGADGLIFLELSPKADCFMNYYNADGSLAEMCGNGIRCTAKFFLELTKSKKKELFIDTRAGIKKVTCNKDGSFSVNMGIPVFSHKDFPKEPLVLENIKFNFVSMGNPHAVGFIKNISEIDISKIGPKIESDSNFPNKINAEFVEKVNDTYFKVRVWERGCGETLACGTGACAVFACVRPCLTQAKSTKEITLEFPGGNLFLSENKEGEIILRGEAQFVFKGEINNIQGKTLYI; this comes from the coding sequence ATGATTGAATTTTACAAATATCACGGCGCTGGGAATGATTTTATTATGATAGACAATATCAATAAAAATATTTCTATGCCAAAGGAGCAAATTGCTTTTTTGTGCGATCGGCACATGGGCATAGGGGCGGATGGATTAATTTTCCTTGAGCTGTCCCCGAAGGCAGATTGTTTTATGAATTATTACAATGCGGATGGAAGCTTGGCAGAAATGTGCGGTAATGGTATCAGGTGTACAGCCAAATTTTTCTTAGAATTAACAAAATCAAAAAAGAAAGAATTATTTATAGACACCAGGGCTGGAATAAAAAAAGTAACATGCAATAAAGACGGAAGTTTTTCTGTGAATATGGGAATTCCAGTTTTTTCTCATAAGGATTTCCCAAAAGAACCTCTTGTGTTGGAAAACATTAAATTTAATTTCGTTTCGATGGGTAATCCGCATGCTGTTGGTTTTATAAAAAATATTTCTGAAATTGATATATCTAAAATCGGCCCCAAAATAGAATCGGATTCTAATTTTCCAAATAAAATAAATGCAGAGTTCGTGGAAAAAGTTAATGATACTTATTTTAAAGTAAGAGTTTGGGAACGCGGATGTGGGGAGACTCTAGCTTGCGGCACAGGGGCTTGTGCTGTGTTTGCCTGCGTTAGGCCTTGCCTAACGCAGGCAAAGAGTACAAAAGAAATAACATTAGAATTTCCTGGCGGGAATCTTTTTTTATCAGAGAATAAAGAAGGAGAAATTATTCTTCGCGGGGAAGCGCAATTTGTTTTTAAGGGAGAAATAAATAATATACAAGGCAAAACTTTGTATATTTAA
- a CDS encoding LL-diaminopimelate aminotransferase encodes MATINKNFDKLQRGYLFGEIARRTKEFIEKNPGVEVMRLGVGDTTEPLSPTIIKGLKKGVEKLANVKTYTGYQDAEGKEGNQELLNALVNFYKEKNISFSKQEIFVNDGAKPDLANIQSIFGSDNVVAISDPVYPAYLDATVISGRTGEYVDGKYKGLVYMKCNEQNGFVPFPPKQKVDIIYLCNPNNPTGSVATKKQLKAFVDYAIKNKAVIIFDAAYAEYISDKSLPKSIYEIKGAKKCAIEINSFSKWSGFTGVRLGWTVVPMDLVIENTSKGKVNSLWSRRQGTMFNGASNIAQEGAVAALSSQGRKESKKMVAYYMNNASIIKKNLLKLGLKVFGGQNAPYLWIKNPKNLSSWEFFDKLLNEAHVVGTPGVGFGMEGEGYLRLSSYGHTKDIEKAVKSIRDNFKL; translated from the coding sequence ATGGCCACTATAAATAAAAATTTTGATAAATTACAGAGAGGATATTTGTTCGGTGAGATTGCAAGACGCACAAAAGAATTCATTGAAAAAAACCCAGGCGTCGAAGTAATGCGTCTCGGAGTTGGCGACACTACAGAACCATTGTCCCCGACAATTATTAAAGGATTGAAAAAAGGAGTTGAGAAACTCGCCAATGTTAAAACATATACAGGGTATCAAGACGCAGAAGGCAAAGAAGGGAATCAAGAATTATTGAACGCTTTAGTGAATTTTTATAAAGAAAAAAATATTAGTTTTAGCAAACAAGAAATTTTTGTTAATGATGGGGCCAAGCCAGATTTGGCCAATATTCAATCAATTTTTGGCTCAGACAATGTTGTAGCGATTTCAGATCCTGTATATCCAGCATATTTAGATGCCACAGTTATTTCTGGCCGGACTGGTGAATATGTTGATGGAAAATATAAAGGTCTGGTGTATATGAAATGCAATGAACAAAATGGTTTTGTTCCTTTTCCTCCAAAGCAAAAAGTGGATATAATTTATCTTTGCAATCCAAACAATCCTACGGGTTCGGTGGCTACCAAAAAGCAATTAAAAGCTTTTGTTGATTATGCGATAAAAAACAAAGCGGTAATTATTTTTGATGCTGCCTACGCGGAATATATTTCTGATAAATCCTTGCCTAAAAGTATTTATGAAATAAAAGGAGCAAAAAAATGCGCCATTGAAATTAATAGTTTTTCAAAATGGTCAGGATTTACCGGTGTTCGTCTTGGTTGGACCGTTGTGCCGATGGACTTAGTTATTGAAAATACTTCCAAGGGAAAAGTTAATAGTTTGTGGAGCAGGCGCCAAGGAACTATGTTTAACGGAGCTTCAAATATTGCTCAAGAAGGCGCCGTGGCGGCTTTATCTTCTCAAGGCAGAAAAGAAAGTAAAAAAATGGTTGCATATTATATGAATAATGCTTCAATAATAAAAAAGAATTTATTGAAACTTGGTTTAAAAGTTTTTGGCGGTCAAAATGCTCCATACCTTTGGATAAAAAATCCGAAGAATTTAAGCTCCTGGGAATTTTTCGACAAGCTTTTGAATGAAGCGCATGTTGTTGGAACCCCTGGTGTTGGTTTTGGAATGGAAGGAGAAGGCTATTTGCGATTGAGTTCCTATGGACACACGAAGGATATCGAAAAAGCGGTGAAAAGTATTCGAGATAATTTTAAATTATAA
- a CDS encoding excinuclease ABC subunit UvrB, which translates to MLKNQPARPPKSGAGGGSIFKLHKPFEPAGDQPVAIRALVQGLSKGMKKQTLLGATGTGKTFTMANVIAQYNKPTLVIAHNKTLAAQLAQEFREFFPDSAVHYFVSYYDYYQPEAYMPASDTYIEKDASINKEIDILRHASTQALLTRRDVIIVASVSCIYGLGSPEEYEKVNLKLEIGMTMDRLTLMKKLIQIHFERTNADLTPGTFRSIGSRVEFMPVSESIMYQVEMQGGRISKITKVDPVSSIIISEEKNIFIFPAKHFITEDAKKKKALIEIKKELAQQLKKFEKEGKLLEAERIKRRTNYDLAMIKEAGYCNGIENYSRHLSGKKEGEPPETLLSYFPKTGFLTIIDESHVTIPQLQGMYAGDASRKNTLVEYGFRLPSAKDNRPLKFNEFENRIYNSIYTSATPAKFEKSESNQIVEQIIRPTGLVDPETIVRPVSEGAFPPLLNKEGNEGRFLINSPHPNPLLSKERGNNYPGQIQDFIQETEKTIAKGFRVLATTLTKKMAEDLSVYLKDKKIKAEYLHSDVKTIDRIKILTQFRKGEFDVLVGVNLLREGLDLPEVALIGILDADKAGFLRSETSLIQTIGRAARNSEGKVILYADIMTPAMDYALKETARRRNIQLAYNKKHGITPKTIMKKIKDITEEMESEHGKVVNAELQLDLEVFKRAYAKEFKKEKKQNRKIPNTSLGQSYLSDEEIGNLIYEKIIKMKEKEMNKAVKELDFETAAILRDEIGVLRMRTEKK; encoded by the coding sequence ATGTTGAAAAATCAACCTGCCCGCCCTCCTAAGTCAGGAGCAGGCGGGGGAAGTATCTTTAAATTACATAAACCTTTTGAGCCAGCGGGGGATCAGCCAGTGGCTATCAGAGCGCTTGTGCAAGGTCTGTCTAAGGGAATGAAAAAGCAAACATTACTAGGAGCCACCGGCACAGGCAAGACTTTTACTATGGCAAATGTCATAGCTCAATATAACAAACCAACTTTGGTAATAGCTCACAACAAAACCCTTGCCGCCCAGTTGGCCCAAGAATTTCGTGAATTTTTTCCAGATTCCGCAGTGCATTATTTTGTTTCTTATTATGATTATTATCAACCAGAAGCCTACATGCCTGCATCGGATACTTATATTGAAAAAGATGCCTCTATCAATAAAGAAATAGACATACTTCGCCATGCTTCCACGCAAGCGCTTTTAACAAGACGAGATGTGATTATAGTTGCCTCGGTTTCTTGTATTTATGGTTTGGGTTCTCCGGAAGAATATGAAAAAGTTAATTTAAAACTTGAAATTGGTATGACGATGGACAGATTGACCTTAATGAAGAAATTAATTCAAATTCATTTTGAACGTACCAATGCAGATCTTACTCCTGGAACTTTTCGTTCCATCGGTTCGCGGGTGGAATTTATGCCAGTTTCGGAAAGTATAATGTACCAAGTTGAAATGCAGGGCGGGAGAATTTCCAAAATAACAAAAGTTGATCCAGTTTCTTCTATTATAATTTCTGAAGAAAAGAATATTTTTATTTTCCCAGCAAAACATTTTATTACTGAAGATGCAAAAAAGAAAAAAGCGCTTATAGAAATTAAAAAAGAGCTAGCACAACAGCTAAAAAAATTTGAAAAAGAAGGGAAACTTTTAGAGGCTGAACGTATAAAAAGAAGAACTAATTATGATTTGGCGATGATAAAAGAAGCTGGTTATTGCAACGGCATAGAAAATTATTCTAGGCACTTATCAGGGAAAAAAGAAGGCGAACCGCCAGAAACATTGCTTTCCTATTTCCCTAAGACTGGTTTTCTTACGATTATTGATGAATCGCATGTCACAATTCCACAACTACAAGGAATGTACGCAGGAGATGCTTCAAGAAAAAACACTTTAGTAGAATATGGATTTAGACTACCCTCCGCAAAAGATAACAGACCTTTAAAATTCAATGAGTTTGAAAATAGAATATATAATTCTATTTATACTTCCGCTACACCTGCAAAATTTGAGAAATCAGAAAGTAATCAAATAGTGGAACAAATTATTCGTCCGACAGGGCTTGTGGACCCAGAGACAATAGTGCGACCAGTTTCCGAAGGCGCATTTCCTCCCCTCCTTAACAAGGAGGGGAATGAGGGGAGGTTCTTAATTAATTCACCTCACCCCAACCCTCTCCTTAGTAAGGAGAGGGGGAATAACTACCCTGGCCAGATTCAAGATTTTATTCAAGAAACAGAAAAAACAATTGCAAAAGGTTTCAGGGTTCTAGCGACGACGTTGACAAAAAAAATGGCAGAGGATCTTTCTGTTTATTTAAAGGACAAAAAGATCAAAGCAGAATATCTACACAGTGATGTAAAAACGATAGACAGGATAAAAATTTTAACCCAATTCCGCAAAGGCGAATTTGATGTTTTAGTTGGCGTAAATTTACTTCGTGAAGGGTTGGATTTGCCAGAAGTTGCTCTGATTGGAATTCTAGATGCCGACAAGGCAGGTTTTTTACGATCTGAAACATCTTTAATTCAAACGATTGGCCGTGCGGCTCGCAATAGTGAGGGTAAGGTTATTCTTTATGCCGACATTATGACTCCCGCGATGGATTATGCCCTAAAAGAAACTGCTCGTCGCAGAAATATTCAGCTTGCTTACAACAAAAAACATGGCATTACCCCAAAAACAATTATGAAAAAGATAAAGGATATCACCGAAGAAATGGAAAGCGAACATGGGAAAGTTGTAAACGCCGAGCTCCAGCTTGATTTGGAAGTTTTTAAGCGCGCTTATGCGAAAGAATTTAAAAAAGAAAAGAAACAAAATCGGAAAATACCGAACACCAGCTTGGGGCAGTCTTATTTGTCTGATGAAGAGATAGGCAATTTAATCTATGAAAAAATAATAAAAATGAAAGAAAAAGAAATGAACAAGGCAGTCAAAGAGTTAGATTTCGAGACTGCGGCGATACTAAGAGACGAGATCGGAGTTTTGCGAATGCGTACAGAAAAAAAATAG
- a CDS encoding GspE/PulE family protein has translation MATVFDEEKQNKQLDELHKQEEEQLVATLAESKYNLPYINLARIGIDNEALRAISEKDSRELNIAPFKLFGKNIFIALHSPSDDLIKKLKDDLERKNLVPTFYMVSTASINKVWDRYKEISMAENSLIGGIDISGEVLRETSKKIEKMQDIQKMVAEALEGKKIHKISHLLEIILAGAIAIKASDIHIEPEQERSRLRLRLDGVLQDTNFFGLDVYRLLNSRIKLLSGMKLTSKIAQDGRFSIIEEKDEINIRTSLIPGAYGESIVMRILDPKSIQVKLEELGIEPFLFSIIQKEIIKPNGLILVTGPTGSGKTTTLYAFLQKIYSPEIKIITIEDPVEYHLIGVTQTQTNDEKGYTFVEGLRSALRQDPDVVMVGEIRDKETAETAVQSSLTGHIVFSTLHTNNAAGVIPRLIDLGVNPKILVSALSLSIAQRLVRKLCIFCKKEKIPSEEELKTVKLVMDSIKNEGKNLSNYNINPDAPIKLFGAVGCDKCNMIGYKGRIGIFEAIKTDEAIEKIIPENPSEREIKKVASTQGILSMRQDGLVKMLNGITSFEEVQSVVDLKEE, from the coding sequence ATGGCAACAGTTTTTGATGAGGAAAAACAAAATAAACAATTAGACGAATTGCATAAACAAGAAGAAGAACAATTGGTGGCGACACTGGCAGAATCAAAATATAACCTGCCTTATATTAATCTTGCCCGCATTGGAATAGACAACGAAGCACTTCGCGCAATATCTGAAAAAGATTCGAGAGAATTAAACATCGCGCCTTTTAAGCTTTTTGGGAAAAATATTTTTATAGCACTACACTCCCCCTCCGACGATCTTATAAAAAAGTTAAAAGACGATCTGGAAAGAAAAAACCTAGTACCAACTTTTTATATGGTATCTACTGCAAGTATAAACAAGGTTTGGGATAGATATAAAGAAATTTCCATGGCAGAAAACTCTCTAATTGGTGGGATAGATATTTCTGGAGAAGTTTTAAGGGAAACATCAAAAAAAATAGAAAAAATGCAAGATATCCAAAAAATGGTTGCCGAGGCATTAGAAGGAAAAAAAATTCATAAAATTTCTCATTTACTTGAAATAATTTTAGCTGGCGCGATCGCGATTAAAGCTTCTGATATTCACATCGAACCAGAACAAGAAAGAAGCAGGCTAAGGCTTCGACTAGATGGAGTATTACAAGATACAAACTTTTTTGGATTAGACGTATATCGCCTACTTAATTCTCGTATTAAATTACTTTCTGGTATGAAACTCACTTCTAAAATAGCCCAAGACGGGCGTTTTAGTATTATTGAAGAAAAAGATGAGATAAATATTCGTACTTCTCTTATTCCCGGCGCTTATGGTGAATCAATCGTAATGCGTATTTTGGACCCGAAGTCTATCCAAGTAAAACTCGAGGAGCTGGGAATAGAGCCTTTTCTTTTCTCTATAATCCAAAAGGAAATTATAAAACCAAATGGACTCATCTTGGTTACAGGACCGACTGGTTCTGGAAAAACCACCACTCTTTACGCCTTTCTTCAAAAAATTTATTCTCCAGAAATAAAAATAATAACCATAGAAGACCCAGTAGAATACCATTTAATAGGCGTAACCCAAACCCAAACCAATGATGAAAAAGGTTATACTTTCGTGGAGGGCTTGCGTTCAGCGCTTCGCCAAGATCCAGATGTAGTGATGGTTGGAGAAATTCGTGATAAAGAAACCGCTGAGACGGCAGTCCAATCATCGCTTACTGGCCATATCGTCTTCTCTACTCTGCACACAAACAACGCAGCTGGTGTCATTCCCCGTTTGATCGACCTGGGAGTAAACCCTAAAATATTAGTTTCCGCCCTCTCCCTTTCCATTGCTCAACGATTGGTCCGCAAATTATGTATTTTTTGCAAGAAAGAAAAAATACCTAGTGAAGAAGAATTGAAAACCGTAAAATTAGTCATGGACAGTATAAAAAATGAAGGTAAAAATCTTTCAAATTATAATATAAATCCCGATGCGCCAATAAAATTATTTGGAGCAGTAGGTTGTGACAAATGCAATATGATCGGATATAAGGGCAGGATAGGAATATTCGAAGCGATAAAAACTGATGAGGCTATCGAAAAAATTATACCTGAAAATCCAAGCGAAAGAGAAATCAAAAAAGTGGCAAGCACGCAAGGAATACTTTCAATGCGCCAAGATGGTCTGGTAAAAATGTTAAATGGCATTACTTCTTTTGAAGAAGTGCAAAGCGTAGTAGACCTAAAAGAGGAATAA